A genome region from Balneolaceae bacterium includes the following:
- a CDS encoding cell division protein FtsQ/DivIB has protein sequence MSGNRPHNDESQAGQNRVAGWPWAAGAVLVLAAAVAAGFYWEQTLTVEQVRFSGNWFVDTETLAKQVSVPTGVRPDSLDYAGIIARAERIPYVKRAEVEVEPSGNLLVQIRERQPLAVLAGNNPRRYVDAEGVVLPLVLGKAVDLPLLYGFTAAEAGDTLKGEDFAAASRFLQSLRGRTVSDATISEVAWTSGEGIVALTHENGVKLLFGREAYENRLQNWEAFYAKIVRREGIRNMREIDLRFRGQIITR, from the coding sequence ATGAGCGGAAACAGACCACATAACGACGAAAGCCAGGCCGGGCAGAACCGGGTGGCCGGCTGGCCCTGGGCGGCCGGCGCCGTGCTGGTGCTGGCCGCGGCCGTGGCCGCCGGTTTCTACTGGGAGCAGACGCTCACCGTAGAGCAGGTGCGCTTCAGCGGCAACTGGTTCGTCGATACGGAGACCCTGGCTAAACAGGTCAGCGTACCCACCGGTGTGCGCCCCGACAGCCTGGACTACGCGGGCATCATCGCCCGGGCGGAGCGCATACCCTACGTGAAACGCGCCGAAGTGGAGGTGGAGCCCAGCGGCAATCTCCTGGTACAGATCCGCGAGCGGCAGCCCCTGGCCGTGCTGGCCGGAAACAACCCCCGGCGCTACGTGGACGCCGAAGGCGTGGTGCTCCCGCTGGTGCTGGGAAAGGCGGTAGACCTCCCCCTGCTCTACGGATTCACGGCCGCGGAGGCGGGCGACACCCTGAAGGGAGAGGACTTCGCCGCCGCCAGCCGCTTTCTTCAGTCCCTGCGGGGGCGGACGGTTTCCGACGCCACCATCAGCGAAGTGGCCTGGACATCCGGCGAGGGCATCGTGGCGCTGACCCACGAAAACGGGGTCAAGCTGCTCTTCGGGCGGGAAGCTTATGAAAACCGGCTGCAGAACTGGGAGGCCTTTTATGCCAAAATCGTCAGGCGGGAAGGCATCCGGAACATGCGGGAAATCGACCTGCGTTTCCGGGGACAGATCATAACGAGGTAG
- the ftsA gene encoding cell division protein FtsA, whose amino-acid sequence MEEQDRIVVGLDIGTTKVCAIVASIDQQDRIHILGVGKAPSDGLNRGVVVNIDKTVNAIQTAVEQAQLASGIEVNSVNVGIAGDHIRSMRSKGVITINNRDNEITVNDVERLLEDCQRIMLPTDQQIIHVIPQEFVVDGQDGIQDPVGMSGMRMEAEVHIITGLVSAAKNIYRCVERAGYQVADIILEPLASSYSVLDEEEKEAGVVLVDIGGGTTDVAIFQQDTIRHTAVIAIAGKKVSDDIRAGLSVLDDQAEKLKREHGEAYVDLIDEDEAITVPGIAGRPPKEITKSILAKIIQARMEEILEIVAIEVKRSGYADNLSAGVVLTGGGSLIHNICPLANEILGMDAKIGKPLGLSGGLIEEVNNPHPRHARDLVMHAIHRRGRRTRPWCPPAPRARAWRR is encoded by the coding sequence ATGGAAGAGCAAGACAGAATAGTCGTCGGTCTCGACATCGGAACCACCAAGGTGTGCGCCATCGTCGCCTCCATCGACCAGCAGGACCGTATCCACATCCTGGGGGTGGGCAAGGCACCCAGCGACGGGCTGAACCGCGGAGTAGTGGTCAACATCGACAAGACCGTCAATGCCATCCAGACCGCCGTCGAACAGGCGCAGCTCGCCTCCGGCATCGAGGTGAACTCGGTAAACGTGGGCATTGCAGGCGACCACATCCGCAGCATGCGCTCCAAGGGCGTGATCACCATCAATAACCGCGACAACGAGATTACGGTCAATGATGTGGAGCGCCTGCTGGAGGACTGCCAGCGCATCATGCTGCCCACCGACCAGCAGATCATCCATGTCATCCCGCAGGAGTTCGTGGTGGACGGCCAGGACGGCATACAGGACCCGGTGGGCATGAGCGGCATGCGCATGGAGGCCGAGGTCCATATCATCACCGGACTGGTCTCCGCCGCAAAAAACATCTATCGATGCGTGGAGCGCGCGGGCTACCAGGTGGCCGACATCATCCTCGAGCCCCTCGCCTCCTCCTATTCGGTACTGGATGAGGAGGAGAAAGAGGCCGGCGTGGTGCTGGTGGACATCGGCGGAGGCACCACCGACGTGGCCATCTTCCAGCAGGACACCATCCGCCACACGGCTGTCATCGCTATCGCCGGCAAGAAGGTGTCCGACGACATCCGCGCGGGTCTCAGCGTGCTGGACGACCAGGCCGAAAAGCTCAAGCGCGAGCACGGGGAGGCCTACGTGGACCTGATCGACGAGGACGAGGCCATCACCGTGCCGGGCATCGCCGGGCGCCCCCCCAAGGAGATTACCAAAAGCATTCTGGCCAAGATCATCCAGGCGCGCATGGAGGAGATCCTGGAGATCGTGGCCATCGAAGTCAAGCGAAGCGGATACGCCGACAACCTCAGCGCCGGCGTGGTGCTGACCGGCGGAGGCTCCCTCATCCACAACATCTGTCCCCTTGCCAACGAGATCCTGGGCATGGACGCTAAAATCGGCAAGCCGCTGGGACTCAGCGGGGGACTCATCGAGGAGGTCAACAATCCCCACCCACGCCACGCGCGGGACCTGGTGATGCACGCCATCCATCGGAGGGGCCGCAGAACCAGGCCATGGTGCCCACCGGCGCCAAGGGCTCGGGCGTGGAGAAGGTGA
- a CDS encoding prolyl oligopeptidase family serine peptidase produces the protein MGSLKRLSLFCLIFILAAGTALAQDQQKQKLEPEDYAKWQRIFGSGLSPDGEWFYYSVVPVDEDGWLTLKEVGSDSTGEHKFMHGTDPSFSDDNRWFAFRIGVSEKEEERLEEQDRQVRFKLGIMDLGTMEVDTLSNIQGYTFNESGSHMVMRKYPPQGNEGGNPGILVRDMATGTVMPYGNVTDYAFNEEGTHLALTIEAPDKLGNGVHLVNLGQNRTRVLDSDTTTYKHLTWAEEENHLAFMKEAKTEGYDDPTHVIHTFRDVTSGDPEHRSYDHRGDGDFPADFRIVDFRSLEWAEHNETVFFGIKPWEMSEEASSDSAAADTAAAGQKLDEDLPPSNVQVWHWQDDPIQPRQELMANSEQRSNFLSAWHLEDSRFVQLADSAVESVSLTGDDRHAIGLDPTPYEPQFEETWNDIYLIDLQTGERELLMEQREYVQSSPGGNYLYWFYAGDWRTYDIDSGEVTNITAGIDTRFENFVSVNGRQHPGPWGSGQWGEDDEWLLLYDQYDVWRVSPDGEETVRLTDGTAQRIEYRQTRLDYEDDYLSDDETIWLSKYGRYTKDRGYARLNGGDVEELIYQPMQIGQLSKADDAERYVYRKEAADDSPDFFATGRDFEEGTQLTNTNPFQDNYHWADDELITFVNQRGDTLQGRLLYPANYQPGQQYPMITYIYELRSQSTHSYSTPSRTSPYNMRRYSSEGYFVFEPDINYELRDPGVSAVESVVPAVRKVIETGMIKEDQIGLTGHSWGAYQTSFIVTQTDLFNSAVAGAPLTNMVSMYNSIYWNSGTPDAQIFETSQGRFPDPWWMDWDKYIENSPIFQAENLDTPLLVEFGTDDGAVDFNQGVELYNTLRRMQKTYVMLVYEGENHGLAREENQIDYATRAFQWHEHFLKGEPAPDWITEGLPWIKRPEVLEEENSGGR, from the coding sequence ATGGGATCACTTAAACGCCTCAGCCTTTTCTGCCTCATATTCATTCTTGCGGCAGGCACCGCCCTCGCCCAGGATCAGCAGAAACAGAAACTCGAGCCCGAAGACTATGCCAAGTGGCAGCGCATTTTCGGGAGCGGCCTCTCACCCGACGGCGAGTGGTTCTACTACAGCGTGGTGCCGGTGGACGAGGACGGCTGGCTGACGCTCAAGGAAGTGGGTTCGGACTCCACCGGCGAGCACAAATTCATGCACGGCACCGACCCCTCCTTTTCGGACGACAATCGCTGGTTCGCCTTCCGCATCGGGGTTTCGGAGAAAGAGGAGGAGCGCCTGGAGGAGCAGGACAGGCAGGTGCGCTTCAAGCTGGGCATCATGGACCTGGGCACCATGGAGGTGGACACCCTCTCCAACATTCAGGGCTACACCTTCAATGAGAGCGGCTCCCACATGGTCATGCGCAAGTATCCGCCCCAGGGCAACGAGGGCGGGAACCCCGGCATCCTGGTGCGTGACATGGCCACTGGTACCGTTATGCCCTATGGCAACGTGACCGACTACGCCTTCAACGAGGAGGGCACCCACCTGGCCCTGACCATCGAGGCACCTGACAAGCTGGGCAACGGCGTACACCTGGTGAACCTCGGCCAGAACCGCACCCGCGTGCTCGACAGCGACACCACTACCTACAAGCACCTGACCTGGGCCGAGGAGGAGAACCACCTGGCCTTCATGAAGGAGGCAAAAACGGAGGGTTATGACGATCCCACACACGTCATTCACACCTTCAGGGACGTCACCTCCGGCGACCCTGAGCACCGGAGCTACGATCACCGGGGAGACGGGGATTTTCCGGCCGATTTTCGCATCGTGGACTTCCGCTCCCTGGAGTGGGCCGAGCACAACGAGACGGTTTTCTTCGGCATCAAGCCCTGGGAGATGAGCGAAGAGGCCTCAAGCGACAGCGCGGCGGCCGACACGGCAGCGGCTGGCCAGAAGCTGGACGAGGACCTGCCTCCCTCCAACGTGCAGGTCTGGCACTGGCAGGACGATCCCATCCAGCCCCGCCAGGAGCTGATGGCCAACTCCGAGCAGCGCTCCAACTTCCTCTCGGCCTGGCACCTTGAGGACAGCCGCTTCGTACAGCTGGCGGACAGCGCAGTGGAGAGCGTCTCGCTGACCGGCGACGACCGCCACGCCATCGGACTGGACCCCACGCCCTATGAGCCACAGTTCGAGGAGACCTGGAACGACATCTACCTCATCGACCTGCAGACGGGCGAGCGCGAACTGCTGATGGAACAGCGCGAGTATGTGCAATCCAGTCCGGGAGGCAACTATCTGTACTGGTTTTATGCGGGCGACTGGCGCACCTACGACATCGACTCCGGGGAGGTGACCAACATCACTGCCGGCATCGATACCCGTTTCGAGAATTTCGTTTCGGTCAACGGGCGGCAGCATCCCGGTCCCTGGGGCAGCGGCCAGTGGGGCGAGGACGATGAGTGGCTGCTGCTCTACGACCAGTACGATGTCTGGCGCGTCTCTCCCGACGGGGAGGAGACCGTGCGCCTGACCGACGGGACCGCCCAGCGTATCGAGTACCGCCAAACACGCCTCGACTACGAGGACGATTACCTGTCGGACGACGAAACCATCTGGCTCTCCAAATACGGCCGCTACACCAAGGACCGCGGCTACGCGCGTCTGAATGGCGGCGACGTGGAGGAGCTCATCTACCAGCCCATGCAGATCGGCCAGCTTTCCAAAGCCGACGACGCCGAGCGCTACGTGTACAGGAAGGAAGCGGCGGACGACTCGCCCGACTTCTTCGCCACCGGAAGGGACTTTGAAGAGGGCACCCAGCTCACCAACACCAATCCCTTCCAGGATAACTATCACTGGGCGGACGACGAGCTGATCACCTTTGTGAACCAGCGCGGAGACACCCTTCAGGGGCGCCTCCTCTACCCCGCCAACTACCAGCCGGGGCAGCAGTACCCGATGATCACCTACATCTACGAGCTGCGTTCGCAAAGCACCCACAGCTACAGCACGCCCTCACGCACCAGTCCCTACAACATGCGCCGCTACAGCTCAGAGGGCTACTTCGTCTTCGAGCCGGACATCAACTATGAGCTGCGGGATCCCGGCGTCTCCGCCGTGGAGAGCGTGGTGCCTGCCGTGCGTAAGGTCATCGAGACCGGCATGATCAAGGAAGACCAGATAGGCCTGACGGGCCACTCCTGGGGCGCCTACCAGACGTCGTTTATTGTGACGCAGACCGACCTGTTCAACTCGGCCGTGGCCGGGGCGCCGCTGACCAACATGGTGAGCATGTACAACTCCATCTACTGGAATTCCGGCACGCCCGACGCGCAGATCTTCGAGACCAGCCAGGGACGATTCCCGGATCCCTGGTGGATGGACTGGGACAAGTACATTGAGAACTCTCCCATATTCCAGGCCGAAAATCTGGACACGCCCCTCCTGGTGGAGTTCGGCACCGACGACGGAGCGGTGGACTTCAACCAGGGCGTGGAGCTCTACAACACCCTGCGACGCATGCAGAAGACCTACGTGATGCTTGTCTACGAGGGCGAGAACCACGGGCTTGCCCGCGAGGAGAATCAGATCGACTACGCCACCCGCGCCTTCCAGTGGCACGAGCACTTCCTGAAGGGCGAGCCGGCCCCCGACTGGATAACAGAAGGCCTGCCCTGGATCAAGCGTCCCGAAGTACTGGAAGAGGAAAATAGCGGGGGACGCTGA
- a CDS encoding ABC transporter permease: MFANYLKIAFRNFVKNRSFTALSIASLAIAITCVLLIGFYAWKEFRYDRFHQEADQIYRLTTHSVNQQAERTVGFVPLPLAAHLAERFPAVRDFARVWEYRRAMPLSNPESNETWYEENFAWAEASFFDIFDFPIVQGRAEDPLADYRSVVISESMARKYFGEDDPIGRTLHFRGETDIPLQVSAVMRDFPEYSHFHFDFVADIRTAAEDFWAGGTRSQEFFEDWINLFVPAYILTEPEADLEPVLAEASRQLNDRLEVPGSTYEVQAQPLTSIHLNSRLDVGEWAVNGSRANVYAVMGVGLIILLLGCFNFINLVTAQAGKRVKEVGLRKTMGSSRAQLMGQHFMETTLLVMGALLISLFAVEVIQPWLGSFGGMEGAIAWLMQPIPLALLAGLSLLLILLAGVWPALYLSRFSPSAVLKGNFGGRLGGGGLRKVLITTQFALSGALIVCTLVIYQQLQHMQQTELGFAEEQILIIPIHRDNAIIPNFDRLKETYLQNASVRSVTSNSHLMLATYTYTRTFRLQGRGDEFRWEYYTVEGDFPQTYGLQLAAGRFFRTGADADTNAVILNRSAVREMGMEAEEAVGQIFNEEGLVVGVVEDFHYQSMHEAIQPFVLINQPLNVDFISVRIDPGDLAATIDELEQAWNRVIPAASFGYYFLDDTFGAIYRQEHSLSRAVLGFSGVAIFLACLGLFGLSLFTAERRTKEIGVRKSLGATIWDIVLLLGSDFTKLILLSLAVALPASWFLMDSWLGDYAYRIELSWWMFAVGSLFVVLVSWLTISWNSIRAATVNPVEALRSE, encoded by the coding sequence ATGTTTGCCAATTATCTCAAGATTGCCTTCCGTAACTTTGTGAAGAACCGCAGTTTTACGGCCCTCTCCATTGCGAGCCTGGCCATTGCCATTACCTGCGTACTGCTGATTGGCTTCTACGCCTGGAAGGAGTTCCGGTACGACCGCTTTCACCAGGAGGCGGACCAAATCTACCGCCTGACTACCCACAGCGTGAACCAGCAGGCCGAACGCACGGTGGGATTTGTCCCTCTTCCTCTGGCGGCACACCTGGCCGAACGCTTCCCGGCGGTACGCGATTTCGCACGGGTCTGGGAGTACCGACGGGCCATGCCGCTGAGCAATCCCGAAAGCAACGAGACATGGTATGAAGAGAATTTCGCCTGGGCGGAGGCGTCCTTCTTCGATATCTTTGATTTTCCCATCGTCCAGGGCAGGGCCGAGGACCCGCTGGCCGACTACCGGTCGGTGGTGATTTCCGAGAGCATGGCGCGGAAATATTTCGGTGAGGATGATCCCATCGGCCGAACACTGCACTTCCGCGGGGAGACCGACATTCCTCTGCAGGTCTCGGCGGTCATGCGTGATTTTCCTGAATATTCCCATTTTCATTTCGATTTTGTGGCCGATATCCGCACGGCAGCGGAGGATTTCTGGGCGGGCGGGACCCGCTCGCAGGAGTTTTTCGAGGATTGGATAAACCTCTTCGTGCCTGCCTATATCCTGACCGAACCGGAGGCGGACCTGGAACCTGTGCTGGCCGAGGCCTCCCGCCAGCTCAACGACCGGCTCGAGGTGCCCGGGTCCACCTACGAGGTACAGGCCCAGCCGCTCACCTCCATCCATCTCAACTCCCGCCTTGACGTGGGCGAGTGGGCGGTCAACGGCAGCCGGGCCAACGTGTATGCCGTGATGGGCGTGGGACTTATTATCCTGCTTTTGGGCTGCTTTAACTTCATCAACCTGGTCACAGCGCAGGCGGGCAAACGCGTCAAGGAGGTCGGCCTGCGTAAGACCATGGGAAGCTCGCGGGCACAGCTCATGGGACAGCATTTCATGGAGACCACCCTGCTGGTGATGGGCGCTTTGCTCATCTCCCTCTTTGCCGTGGAAGTGATTCAGCCCTGGCTGGGTTCATTCGGTGGCATGGAAGGGGCGATCGCCTGGCTGATGCAGCCCATTCCCCTGGCCCTGCTGGCAGGTCTGTCGCTGCTGCTCATCCTGCTGGCGGGTGTCTGGCCCGCCCTATATCTCTCCCGTTTCTCGCCCAGTGCGGTACTTAAAGGCAATTTCGGGGGACGCCTGGGCGGGGGAGGCCTGCGCAAGGTGCTGATCACCACCCAGTTTGCCCTCAGCGGCGCCCTCATCGTCTGCACCCTGGTCATCTACCAGCAGCTGCAGCATATGCAGCAGACGGAACTGGGCTTTGCCGAAGAACAGATTCTCATTATCCCCATCCACCGCGACAACGCCATCATTCCCAATTTTGACCGACTCAAAGAAACCTACCTGCAGAATGCCAGTGTGCGTTCGGTCACCAGCAACTCCCATCTTATGCTGGCCACCTATACCTACACGCGGACCTTCCGTCTGCAGGGCAGGGGGGACGAGTTCCGGTGGGAGTATTACACGGTAGAGGGGGACTTTCCCCAAACCTACGGTCTCCAGCTCGCGGCCGGCCGCTTTTTTCGGACCGGTGCGGATGCTGACACCAACGCGGTGATTCTGAACCGAAGCGCGGTGCGTGAGATGGGCATGGAAGCCGAAGAGGCGGTGGGGCAGATCTTCAACGAAGAGGGGCTGGTCGTGGGTGTGGTGGAGGACTTCCACTACCAGTCCATGCACGAGGCAATACAGCCCTTTGTGCTCATCAACCAGCCCCTGAACGTGGATTTTATTTCTGTGCGCATCGATCCGGGCGACCTGGCCGCCACCATCGACGAGCTGGAGCAGGCCTGGAACCGGGTCATTCCGGCCGCCTCTTTCGGATACTATTTCCTGGACGACACCTTCGGTGCGATCTATCGTCAGGAGCACAGCCTGAGCCGCGCCGTACTGGGCTTCTCTGGAGTGGCCATTTTCCTGGCATGTCTCGGACTTTTCGGGCTCTCGCTGTTCACGGCTGAGCGGCGCACCAAGGAGATCGGGGTGCGCAAGTCTCTCGGGGCCACGATCTGGGACATCGTCCTGTTGCTGGGTTCGGATTTCACCAAGCTGATCCTCCTTTCCCTGGCCGTGGCCCTGCCGGCTTCATGGTTCCTAATGGACAGCTGGCTGGGCGACTACGCCTACCGTATTGAACTCTCCTGGTGGATGTTTGCGGTGGGTTCGCTGTTTGTGGTGCTCGTATCCTGGCTGACGATCAGCTGGAACTCCATCCGGGCGGCGACGGTCAACCCGGTGGAGGCGCTCAGGTCGGAGTAG
- a CDS encoding M90 family metallopeptidase, whose protein sequence is MPFFRMLRRWWVRRGPIPPEWEEILERRAAFYRYLPQATRRKLHRRIQVFMGEKIFEGCGGLELREEMRVIIAAYACMLILEEPSDYYPALKAILVYPDEYVAPVHYEDYGGIVTEGYEERSGESWNPGNIVLSWRDIELDLERPFERRNLIYHEFAHQMDFRYGISAGISWEGDTDSENAWTQALARTYRRLIKKSERGARDVLDLYGATNPAECFSVATEAFMENPHALKRRDPELYTQLRALYGLDPATFLPV, encoded by the coding sequence ATGCCTTTTTTCAGAATGCTGCGCCGCTGGTGGGTGCGTCGAGGTCCCATCCCTCCCGAGTGGGAAGAGATTTTGGAGCGGCGTGCCGCCTTCTACCGCTACCTGCCCCAGGCCACCCGGCGCAAGCTGCACCGGCGCATTCAGGTTTTCATGGGAGAGAAGATTTTCGAGGGCTGTGGGGGACTGGAGCTGCGCGAGGAGATGCGCGTGATCATCGCCGCCTACGCCTGCATGCTCATCCTGGAGGAGCCGTCGGACTACTACCCGGCTCTGAAGGCCATCCTGGTCTACCCGGACGAGTACGTGGCCCCCGTGCACTACGAGGACTACGGCGGAATCGTCACCGAAGGCTACGAGGAGCGCTCCGGGGAGTCGTGGAATCCCGGCAATATCGTGCTCTCCTGGCGGGACATCGAACTCGACCTGGAGCGGCCTTTCGAGAGACGCAATCTGATCTACCACGAGTTTGCCCACCAGATGGATTTCCGCTACGGTATCTCCGCGGGCATCTCATGGGAGGGCGACACCGACTCGGAGAACGCATGGACGCAGGCGCTGGCGCGCACCTACCGCCGGCTGATCAAAAAATCGGAGCGCGGGGCACGCGATGTGCTGGACCTCTACGGGGCCACCAACCCGGCGGAGTGCTTCTCGGTGGCTACGGAGGCCTTCATGGAGAACCCCCACGCGCTGAAGCGCCGCGACCCGGAACTCTACACCCAGCTCCGCGCCCTCTACGGACTGGACCCGGCCACCTTTCTGCCGGTCTAG
- a CDS encoding transposase, which yields MSRVRSEDKDALADDLRAVFHTDDPDDDPEAGWERWQAFCDEWSQKYSYFNKLRSEARYRNGFTYLNYDYRIRSMIYTTNWIERLNGSFRRVLRMRLSMPDEESVLVLLGTVARNQQAYGRRLPYMDKAKTLFPRQDNSP from the coding sequence ATGTCCCGGGTTCGCTCGGAAGACAAAGACGCTCTGGCCGACGATCTGCGGGCTGTGTTCCATACCGACGATCCCGACGACGACCCCGAGGCCGGCTGGGAACGCTGGCAGGCCTTCTGCGATGAGTGGAGCCAGAAGTATTCCTACTTTAACAAGCTTCGGTCGGAAGCAAGATACCGGAATGGATTCACTTATTTGAACTACGACTACCGGATCCGTTCCATGATCTATACGACCAATTGGATCGAACGGCTCAACGGAAGTTTCCGCCGAGTGCTCAGGATGAGACTCAGCATGCCGGACGAGGAGTCCGTACTCGTACTTCTGGGAACAGTCGCCCGAAACCAGCAGGCCTACGGCCGCAGACTACCCTACATGGACAAGGCGAAAACCTTATTCCCCCGGCAGGATAATTCTCCATGA
- a CDS encoding DUF6773 family protein produces MTKKNASNTQPVTGDERTRAVTDRYYAHAFTILAFYIFLGLVVKPFLFDIPMWHYWDAGIVLIGAYAYVLVRTAGEGVAVEPQLAWDRMGWKRYLKVYGTAALLFGAFCTLVLPEIAPEASSWFEGALEKIGGGLLIALLFLATMSLVLFLIDYLPARAARRNADRMMDEG; encoded by the coding sequence ATGACCAAGAAGAACGCATCAAATACGCAGCCTGTCACGGGAGACGAACGCACGCGGGCCGTCACGGACCGGTACTACGCGCATGCCTTCACCATCCTGGCCTTTTACATTTTTCTCGGCCTCGTCGTGAAACCCTTTCTCTTCGATATACCGATGTGGCACTACTGGGACGCGGGTATTGTACTCATCGGGGCCTATGCCTACGTGCTGGTCCGGACCGCGGGCGAGGGTGTGGCCGTGGAACCCCAGCTTGCGTGGGATCGGATGGGCTGGAAACGCTATCTGAAGGTGTATGGGACGGCCGCTCTGCTGTTCGGCGCCTTCTGCACCCTGGTGCTGCCTGAAATCGCCCCGGAGGCCTCTTCGTGGTTCGAGGGAGCCCTGGAGAAAATCGGGGGCGGACTGCTCATCGCCCTGCTCTTCTTGGCGACCATGAGTCTGGTGCTCTTCCTAATCGACTACCTGCCGGCCCGTGCGGCCCGCCGGAATGCGGACCGCATGATGGATGAGGGATAG
- a CDS encoding 6-bladed beta-propeller, which translates to MGKHKELPNIENEVDINISVKKLIGNENDSTNYEIMSAYRIQEYNNKLFVADDVLNKVKVFDDAGSFLYEFGTRGRGPGEFTTIRGFAVFDSTVYVYDQNLSRLNKFTTSGKYISSYTLEKASSSVKINNINGRLILLHLFIDRNNNSRMIGHIYNDDFKKRIVLLIYRMYQMGFMIFQICLVLIREILLGLITILYLYHIYITV; encoded by the coding sequence ATGGGCAAGCACAAGGAGCTACCAAATATCGAGAATGAAGTGGATATTAATATTAGTGTTAAAAAGCTTATAGGTAATGAAAATGATAGTACAAATTATGAAATAATGTCTGCCTATAGAATCCAAGAATACAATAATAAATTATTTGTAGCTGATGATGTTCTTAATAAAGTTAAGGTATTCGATGATGCGGGTAGTTTTTTGTATGAATTTGGTACACGTGGTAGAGGGCCAGGTGAATTTACAACTATTAGGGGTTTTGCTGTTTTTGATAGCACAGTATATGTATATGATCAAAATTTATCTAGATTAAATAAATTTACAACAAGTGGTAAATATATTAGCTCCTACACCCTAGAAAAAGCATCTTCATCGGTTAAAATAAATAATATAAATGGAAGATTAATATTACTTCATCTTTTTATTGATAGAAATAATAATTCTAGGATGATAGGACATATTTATAATGATGATTTTAAAAAGAGAATAGTATTATTAATATATCGGATGTATCAGATGGGTTTCATGATATTTCAGATTTGCTTGGTGCTTATCCGGGAAATATTATTGGGCTTAATAACAATATTATATTTGTACCATATATATATAACGGTATAA
- a CDS encoding transposase translates to MNFTKVQLQTLIGNHIQRENGLNEVLEMTLNALMKAERREHLAGDDGDKGNGYRPGKVYGNGKLLELRIPRDRDGNFYPKVLTMLRAQQAETDRMVSALYGKGLTQSQIGDVFDELYGRHYSSSSISRMIDWMREEVGEWLARPLEAYYPIVFIDAIHVKVRRETVSTEAFYVIMGVTPERRREVLGIAHAPSESATGWGLQFEELKKRGVQKIGLMVADGISGLGDALSENFSGYPSSMVHNPY, encoded by the coding sequence ATGAACTTCACCAAAGTACAATTGCAGACGCTCATTGGCAACCATATCCAACGCGAGAACGGGCTGAATGAAGTCCTGGAAATGACCCTGAACGCTCTCATGAAAGCCGAACGCCGGGAGCATCTGGCCGGCGATGACGGGGACAAGGGAAATGGCTATCGGCCAGGAAAAGTTTATGGTAACGGCAAGCTGCTGGAGCTGCGCATCCCCCGGGACCGGGACGGTAATTTTTATCCGAAGGTCCTGACGATGCTCCGGGCCCAGCAGGCCGAGACCGACCGCATGGTAAGCGCCCTGTATGGGAAGGGACTCACCCAGAGCCAGATCGGAGACGTCTTTGATGAGCTCTACGGTCGCCACTACAGCTCCTCGTCGATCTCTCGAATGATCGATTGGATGAGAGAGGAAGTTGGCGAGTGGCTGGCCCGGCCCCTGGAGGCGTACTACCCGATCGTGTTCATCGATGCGATCCACGTTAAGGTTCGCCGCGAGACGGTGTCCACAGAAGCTTTCTACGTGATCATGGGGGTGACCCCTGAGCGGCGGCGGGAGGTGCTTGGCATCGCCCACGCCCCCTCTGAGAGCGCCACAGGCTGGGGATTGCAGTTTGAAGAGCTCAAAAAGCGAGGCGTCCAAAAGATTGGCCTGATGGTTGCAGACGGGATCTCTGGCCTGGGAGATGCGTTGTCAGAGAACTTCTCCGGGTACCCCTCTTCAATGGTGCACAACCCATATTAA
- a CDS encoding helix-turn-helix transcriptional regulator, translating into MKNINLKTARMEKDLTQEELAECVGVTRQTIGLIESGNYNPTLNLCVAICRELDRTLDDLFWDSAV; encoded by the coding sequence ATGAAAAACATCAACCTGAAAACGGCCAGAATGGAGAAGGATCTCACCCAGGAGGAGCTCGCAGAGTGTGTGGGGGTCACCCGTCAGACCATCGGACTGATCGAATCCGGCAACTACAATCCCACGCTGAACCTCTGCGTGGCCATATGCCGGGAGCTGGACCGGACGCTGGACGATCTGTTCTGGGATTCGGCGGTATAG